GAAATGGCAAAAGAGACGGTGGTGAGTTCGTGGAGGTTGCACTGGGCGACCACTTCGTCTAACCGCGAGACCACGTCTTTGTCGAGCCGCGGCGAGGGCAGCATGGACAGAACTCTGGTCAGCATGACCACCTCGGAGGGGTAGAAACTTTTCTGCAAAAAGCTGAAAGACAGATATTTTGTATAAGTTTACTTTTGATTCAATCACACTGGAACGTATCAACTGTTCGTTAATTAAAGGCTCAGGATTCCTaacaggaatgcatatcgcccgcctcctTCTATACCAGGATTTTAGATAAGATCCTCTTATGCTGagaactgacagagttgtagctgttttggtcaaaccttgaaaaataacattctgcacaatctcatgctcaaagtatgtgctgaggatgattctcagctactaccacaccaaattatagctcaatgtCTGGTAAACTCACTGAGTTAGagccagttttgtgttaataagccacagcagccatcttgaactgggtgctaatggcaaaatttaatcagctgcagatgtacatccaatgattattttgcaaaattttaatttaaatctgcccagtggttcttgagatattttgctaaacacTTACCTGAGCAAAAGCTTTCTTAATGTAGCAAAGAGCTCTGAGTTCTGATAGTGCAACAGGACGAGGGTCCGGGTGATTCTGGTCAACTCCGCCGAACTGTAGAGATGAAGGTTCTTTTGGATTACTGATACGATTctgaaaaagagtttaaaaaatatttcatagaTATTTCAATGAATCAACAACTACGTTAGGGTTTCATGGAATTTTAGTTTTCAAGAAAGACAGCTTTCCTGGATTTACAGtcatattaaatgttcataacctgTCCTCGGAACCTCAGTTCTGTTCCTTTCAGTTATTTTTGGAGATTTATGGCAGAGACTCTGACTCACTTGTTCAATAAACTAAGGTTTCTACTCTGAATTTCCTCCAGCACTTCAAGTATAGCTCTAACTTGTTGAGGGTTCAACTCATCTGCCAGCAGGTAGGCCATGTTATCCAACCTGAGAGGGAAAAGACCACAGTTAGATCAGAGGAaccaaaatgatcaaatataaaTGGTCAATTTCCACCCCTGTATTGATACGCTAACACCAACCTTTCCCTGATCTTCATGCTGGCAGTGGGAGCCAGAGCAACAAACAGTTTACAGAAAGAGAAAGCGCCAGTGCTGATGTTAATCAGCTCAATCAGCCTCTCTTTAGCAGCCAGTCTGAAGTCACAGTTGTTGAACTGGAGAGACTGATACAGACCCAGGATTATGCTAATATCATCCGCATCCATCCTGGAAATGTTGTGCATGAACACCCTGTTGCACTTCTCCAGCAGAGGTCGGTCCATGTACTTGAAGTTGCGCATGAACTGCACCAGCCTCCGCGGGGTGTTGGCGGCCAAGGGGCGCGGGGAGTTCAGGAGGTGATTCGCTCTGCTGATCAGGGCGTCTCGCAGCCGGGGAGACACGAGAATCGTCACGGTGTTCATCAGAATACTGAGGATCCTGGAAGAATAACAatcccaaaaaaaacaacatttgtaaCAACATTACCAAAAAAAATTGGAGGTGCTTGTTGGGTATTTTAAAAGTCCTGACAGATTTGTATTAATGGCTGACCTGAGATCATCAATAGTTGTCAACttctgatccaaaatgctggtGATTCGACCCATTAGAGGACTGGTTTGAAGTTGCTGATCAAATAAACACACGGCGAGCTTGGACAGAGAGGACATTGGTAGTCTGCGAAAAGTTTGCATGAAATCACAGGTAAATAgcaaataaaccaaacacatAAAGGTTTCAGTGTCTCTTAAAAGTTTATATGCTGGTACTTTCCTGGTTGCAATACTgctaaaatgtaatatttttactgTTGATATCACGTTTAGGCTCCAGAGATTTACAAAAATTTCCTAATCAGTttccaaagtttaaaaacaaactgattaaaatgtaatgaaaacaCACCTGTCTATTCTCAGCCAAGCCTCTGAAACAATCTGCTGCACAACAGAGTTTTGTGGTTCCACTTTCAACCTACAGAAGGGAGAGAGATAAAGTGTGCTGCAGTTACATCAGTGTGATCCGAAAAAAATCATCTCCGAACAGATCGCGAATGTTAATTTACCTGAGGAAAGCATAAAGCACGTCCACCAGGGTTAAATCGTCCATTTGAGTGATTTTGTTCTCTGCCAGAACCTGGAGAGTTACGAACTGTGGGTGACTGTTGGTGAGGTCGATGGTCCTGAGGAAACAAGGTCTGTCTTTCTGAAAATCCCACAGCATCCTCACAGCACAGCCCACGTGGTCCACAGTCAGCTTGGCTTTGTTCCTGCTCACCACGTCAAACACCTGGTCTTCAGTGGAGCAAACTTGCAGCCCCTCCAGGATCTGGTCTCTGTTTATTGCACCCACATGGAGCAGCCTTCTGAGGCAGGGGTTCACACATCGCAGTCGAAACATCTTCACACACCTGAGGTGCTCATTTCACTATTGATCACCCAGCTCAGTGTCAGCACACAGGCAGGCTGAGCCCACCACAACACGGTCCTACAGACAAAAATAACTTGCTTCTTTGAAGACCTGTATCATTTGAGaacaacacaaagtaaaaacaccaataaaatacatttgcaaCCTGTATATAAAGGTCTTAAATGTACACTTGTTTataataaatgctaaaactTACACAGATCAGTCAGACATGCTGATCTCATCTCTCAAGAAAGGTGGGAAGAAGCAACCTCGTTGATGACAACTTTATTTACCAGTTTCTATTTAAGTTTACAACCGCAGCTCACTTGGCGACAAAAATAAATTGCCTTCATCATCATTTAACTAgaattattttttcagattcCTACATATTATTACTCTTCCTTATTAACACTAATAGGACACATTCACTAGTGCGCCTCAAAGTCAAAATTACCGTGCATGTGTTGTGAAGTTTTACTTCCGCATCAAGTGATGTAAGCTAGACAGTGATACTTTTACCCTGACTAATGCCTTCCAGGCATACGTGACTGGAAATACGTCTCTTTTCCAGGATTTACAAATGTTTCCAGCCAacgtttttaaatgtataacaGCACAACTGAACTGATCCAATTGCTTGAGTCATAAAGTTGTATACAAATCTGAAACGAACGGGAATCATTTGTAGTTCGGTAGGAATGTTGTGTCTGGCAGGTAAATCTGAGGGCTCAAGTCTCCCACAACGTTGAGCTGGCGCATACGCACGAGGCTCGACATACATTGACGTCCCTGCCGCGCCATCTTTAGAAAATAGTGAGCCAAACACTGAATGAAACTTCGTTTTCGTCGTTCGTAAGAGCGTGTCGCTGTATGGACTGAAATCCTTGGTTTTCCAGGTGGTGTGTTTTCACATTGTGAACGTATTAGTTTGTAGGTAATAAATATGGTGAAGCTAATAAGTTAGACATCTTGTCTTAAACTCCGTCCATGCATGGTTCTGTGGCGAGCGCAAGGCGCTAATGCTAACGACAGGCCTATAGATGCTGTAGGATGTAGCTTGTCAATGTCGCCCTAATTATGTTTAGAAAATGGTCATAAAAGTGTGAAAGCATAAATACTTGCAATATTTAGGCATTCAATGTGATACTGAGACTATTTTACCATTTCAAAGTAAAGCAAAGCGCTAAGTGGCTAAAGCTAGCAAGCGAAGAAAGAAACGAACGTCAGAGCCTCTTTAGCTCAgggttgatttatttaaaaattattcagctgtttaattgattttaaacaacTAACTCTTctgtcctttaaaataaaatgaagatgtGTGGACTGAATTATAGTTGTGCTTAATTATTTCGTCTGACTTGTTTTGCATTCACTAGTAAGTGGGCTTGTCCACAGCTAAAGTGCTAattgtttatttctgctcatatttttgtgtttctgtgttttatttcctgcaggTATTCCTAGTAAACATGGGGATCAAGGTTCGCCCTCGCTGCTTCCTTGACATTGGAATCAGTAATGTTCTTGGTAAGGAAACATTTAACAATTTCGTCTGCTTTATTTGTGatacatttactgaaaatgagGTTTATTTGTAAAACCGCTCTAGCACCCATTGATGCAGTAAATCctcccttttttgtttatttttactttttatttagattaaaatgaaCCAGTTTCCAAGTGCCCTCCATCTCACTTTCATTGTAGAAAAGTTTATTCAttcaaatgtattaaaaaagcTGCTATAAAGTTGTCCAGGAAAATGGGTACACCGGGACATGGACCAGCACCAGACCACGGATCAATTGGTACCAAGCTGcacagaaagattttttttttaaaagtcctgatgaatattttacacacagtggtctgcagggtattttatttagaaaaagggTTACTTTTGTTCAgatctctctgttttttcacATACTAGCAAAGCTACAAGTTAATCCAAACaaaatgagttatttttcaCCACTAATCTggtaaaaaagttattttatttgaaacccATCAGGTGGCTGCTGTTTAAGCTTATTAAACCACTACCTAATATTTGGTgagaatattttgtttctttgtgagacataaatgttatctttttttcctggtaGGTCAACAAGTTGAATATTGGTTGATACGGAGGTTTGCCTGGTATATCAGTGCATCCCCAATATTAACTATTTTATGCATAAACTGTTGTGTTAAACCATTAGTTTGACATATGGTCATGTAGATggtgcagtttgtgtttttctgcagtatTCGATTTAGACTGAATGattatttaatctattttagAAACATGAGGAACATTTTAGAAATGTCTATAATACACCACCACCATATTCGGCCTTTAAAATGAACGTTTGAGGCAAACTGTTGTCctgactgcttttttttttatgggagGTGTAGCGTCTGCAGCGACAGCTGTGTGTTTGAGCTCAGCGTCccgcaaacaaaaataaactgtgacTCTGGTGTGTCCTCACAGTTGGCAGAGTCGTGGTGGAGTTGTTTGCAGACATCTGTCCTAAAACGTGTGAAAACTTCAGATGCCTTTGCACAGGTGAAAAGAAAATTActgggtttattttaatttttttaataaatgctagTTTTCTTAGTGCAAATCAATTATTACTGAGCCTTTCTGTGTATTTTAGGTGAGAAAGGTGTTGGTAAAGGAACTCAGAAACCCCTGCACTACAAAGGATGCCTTTTCCACCGGATCGTTAAAGACTTTATGATCCAAGGAGGCGACTTCAGTGAAGGTTTTCATTTCAGAACAAATTTGGCAGTCTTTGAAATAACCTGCAACAAAGTGGATTTTTATAACGCAATAAATACCTCTTTAGGAAATGGAAGAGGAGGTGAATCCATCTATGGAGGCTTttttgaaggtaaaaaaaagcacCTGTCAGTTGTTATCCAAAGCGGCATTGGCTTCTCGATGGCAGTTcaatcttcttcttttcctccagaTGAAAGCTTTGCTGTCAAACACAACAAGGATTATCTGCTGTCTATGGCCAATAGGGGCAAAGATACAAACGGATCACAGTTTTTCATGTAAGCACAGTTTTGCGCTACAgaataatgtttctttaaagtaTTTGTAGTTGTTATTAGATGCTTGTAAGCTTTGCAAATGAGGTTAATCTGTGTTTCTTCTATTTCTGACTGTGATCGTTCAGAACAACGAAACCCGCCCCACATCTGGACGGGTAAGTGTctggaaatatttgaaatacAAGCTGGTTGTATAATGAACACCATGTTTCATTtagatgtctttgtttttagtgtCCATGTGGTTTTTGGTCACGTAATCTCTGGCCAAGAAGTGGTTCAAACGATGGAGAACCAGAAAACGGATCCTAACAGCAGGCCGTATGCTGAATTGAAAATACTTAACTGCGGAGAACTCATCCCTAAATCTAAAGGTTTGTTGGAACCACTGTGTTTTTCAACGGAGTTTAAAATGTCTACCAACCACTTCTAACACTCCTTATCATTCTTGTAGCaaagaaagctgaaaaaaagaaagagaaagctGGCTCCGGGTCCAGCAGTAGCTCCTCTGATTCTGAAACCTCCTCAAAGTCTTCATCTGAGTCAGAAGAATCAGAAAAGGAATCCAAGAAGCGGAAAAAGAAGGCgaagaaactaaaaaagaagcaaaagaaggaggaaaagaaaaggtaaatTATTAATTTACTCAGCTTTAACTGCTATGAAAACAACACGCAGCCTTTGAGTTCTAAGGATTTCACAGGTCTGCTGCTGAGAGCGCTGAAGAGAAAGAACAGGAAGATTTGGTCACGTCTACCGTACGTCCTGAAGAAATACCACCCATCCCCGAGAACCGGTTCCTCATGAGGAGAAGCCCTCAAACAGTCCAGACGTCAaacaaggaggaggaaaaagatcagagaaagaaagaggacaGGCCAAGACAGAAGTTGGTGTTTTTCCAAGCAGTTTTAAGGACTGATGACGAGGAATAATGCCTCCACATGTTCATTTTCCTGtcatttctctttgtctttttgcagcACTGGTGCCTATAATTCTCTGTCAGCATATCAGAGGCGGTTTGTGGTGACGACTAGATCAGGCAGGAAGATAAAAGGAAGAGGGCCGAGGGTAGGTGGAAGAGGAGCTCAGATTAATGATCTGCTGTTTTAGTCTAAGATGTACTTCTGTTATTACCAAAGTTGGGTCCAGGTTGCTTCTGTGTGagtttctttgttaaattatttaatttctttcccCAAACAGAGATACCGGACTCCGTCGCGCTCCCGCTCGAGGTCCAGAGACCGATATCGGCGGAGTGAAACTCCTCCACACTGGCGTCAGGAGATGCAGCGTCAGAGGATGAGGGCGGTCACAGGAGAGCGATGGATTAAGGGCGACAAGTAAGATCATTTCGCTTGACTTGGActcatttgactttaaaaacagtGACACAGACAATTGTATCCAAATTGAGTGTCAGTGTGGACAGATTCAGTGCATACTGCCAGTATGTATGGCCTGCTTTATGGATGTTaatgttgtggtgaagaaactTTAGTTGGGTTCCTGtattaaagacaacaaaataggCGATTCTTAAATCATTTTTGTGGTGTGCTTATGGGATTTCCACTGTTggcagtttaaattaaattgcaaAGACCTCAAAACCTGCATCTAAAGGCATTTAAATCTGCAATTTTCTTTTGTGATCATGCAAGACAATTGAAATGCTATCAGTTTGGGGTACATGACAAAGGGTCACCTCAttgtcagtctgttttacacttcttttttttaatcatttttacagaagtgAGATGAATGAGACTAAAGATGAAGAAACTAAAGCTCCGAGGCGAGAGAGAAGGAGCTCCAACACACAGGATGAACAGACGGCTGAGAGTAAGAGAGACAGGAGCACTCGGTCTCACAGATCTAAGAGCAAAGAAGACAGCACTGTGGAAAAGGATGAGAAGCATAGCAAACACAAGGCCAAGAAGAAGGATAAGTCTCACAGTCGCAGTAAAAGCAGAGAGAAGAGTAGAAGGTCAAAGAGCAAAGAtaagaaagataaaacaagcagGCATAaaagtgatgacagaagaggTCACTCAAGgagcaaagaaaaagatgttcagaagaaagaaaagaagtcaGAACCGGATCAAAATAAAGGTGGAGAGAAGGGCCATGAATCGGataaaaagcataaagaagaaactaaagaaaagatgGATGAGAGAACGGTCAAAATCATTAGGGAGTCGTCAAAATCTCAAAGCAAGGAACGATCGTCTGCGAAGGATGAGCACAGATCCAGGAGCAGGAACAGGGACAGAGGTGAGCCGACAGCCTCCAAAGATAAGGAGGAGAAACGAGAAAAGGACAGGGACAGAAGCAGGAGTAAAGACAGGCGACACAACAGTGACAAGGACACCAGGAGAGGGGGGACGTCCAGGGATAAAGACCGTCGGTCCAGAAGTCCAGACAGGAGTAAGACTAGAGACTCGCACCGCGGCAGGCGCTCGAGAAGCAGGAGTCACAGGAGGGACCACAGCAAGGACTGGTCCTCTCATCGGAGAGACCGGAACAGAGACGGCGGCAGCCGGAGGAGGCgacgcagcagcagctctgagagCGACAGGGCTGAAAAAAGGAGGCGACAGAGGAGCCCAGATTCTTCCAGGAGAGCCAAGAGTTCTTCCAGATCCAAAGACAGAAGAAGCCCAGCCAGACCTGATAGTACTAAAGGTAAAAACAGGAACGACAGCAAGAAGAACCGCTCCAGTTCCAGCTCTGACAGCGACTGATGATTTCTTCTACTGATACCGACGAGTGTAGTCTGTCAGCTTCCCGTCGACTGTGAAAATGATTTAGTCCTCAGTTTTTCCAAAGCCAACACGACTGTCAGAACCAACTCCAGACCGGTCTATTAGTTGTCAACAGATGAAAAACtggcaagaaaataaaaacaaatcgaaagaatcaaacatttaaatcagcaAATCAAACCCGCCCATCGTCTGCTTAGAGAGCAattcttttcctttattttacctGATCGCAGTAAGGCTGATTAAAggtaatttgtttaaaacttttagttaatttgatcatttatatatttaggttctgcagaagctcttttatcaaacattttgtttaaaaaaaatacatctgtcAAGGTGTTTTTACAAGAAATctagaaaagaagaaatctaCTGTCTTGCATGTTTATccctgtttggattttttaaattagaaatgttcttttgtttgtcacattactatattttgttttttgtttactttatactgttgtttttgaaagataAAATGCGGTTAAGCACGAGATTCAAGCTGTTTGTATGAACCCTACAAGTCggttataaaaatcaaatatctGCTGGAGTttagatggaaataaaaagcttggtctgatttttaattgtttttattattattatttttaaatactctGTATATGCTGAGTCCAGAATATGATTTGCAATCAGAACTACAATAATGAACAGACgttttatgacagaaaaatacaaactgcaCCCAGGTGAGTCTGTCTGGGTAGTCCCACTTTGCTGtctggtaaattaaaaaaaactgcatttaatctcagtgttgtgtgtattttggTGCTACTTTAATTTACAGCCATCTACATCAAGCGTTGACCCACCAAACACTTTGTAAAGTTAGtcaagcttgtttttattacattataCTACTAAAAACAGACCATCATATGGCCAAAGAAACAAATTAGGTGATGAAAACATACAGTAAGTGTTTAATGTTAATAGGAAACGCTGTCGgtgtttaaatgcaaaattattttatatgaatgttgatgtAGCTCATTTTCTTTGAGACTCTTTGAACAGAGAGATCCAATGCTGGAAATTCAACAGTTTATAAGGAATTTCCTCCATCTTAAAACTGTTGTATGtccaaataaatataaatcctgtgtaaatattaaagtttagCCTGACAGGTGTAAAATCTCCAAAAGTAGTTACTGAGAGATTAGCTGCATTTGGAGTCGATCAGAAAACGTAAGAAATACCTCCCATTTGTTCAGAAATTGTGAATTTATTCGGATTGTCTTTGAACACAAACTGTCACCAGGTGAAACCAAGTCTTTTCTTGGCCTCCTGAATGTTCCCGGGCTGGCGGagctttttgatgttttcagtcGTGACTGAGACGTATTTGGGCATATGAGCACCGGTGGAGTCGTGGACGAGGTAGACGGGCTCAGCTCCACCTGAAGCAGGACCGTCCCCACCCCGGGTTCCCTGCCTGGCAGCTCTGCGAAGtggaaacaggttttttttggcCTCCGCTGCCTCGCTGATGATGAGCTGTGAGTACTGGTGAAACTTGTTCTCCTCTTCGGTGATCAGCTGTGCGTTCTTCTCTTCAAACTTGGACTCTGCTTCTTTCTGACGCTGAAACCTGGCAGTTTTTTCAGCCTGAgaaatgaaagacaaacataaaggtttttttttttttctccccaccaAGACGCCAATAACCAGAATTGTTGAAGCAAAAGTACAATTACCAATCGGGTGGCATTAAATTcttgcagttttctttcttcttctttgagtttctcagccttctgttgttttttctccaaGAATATCCTGTCAGCCTCCCTCTTTGCCTGCAGGGCGTCTCGGGTTTCCTGCTCGGTGATTTTGTCTCtctgctccttttcttttccctgGTGAGGGCAGTTTGTGTTACCTGTTTGATGGGACCCTCATATCAGTGAATCATAACACGTGTGCAGAGGAGTTACCACAAGCTCCCTGTGCGCCGTGATCGACTTCAGCATCTCAgacttcttcctctcctcctcccgcCGCAGCTGGGCCTGCTTCGCGTCCTGCTCGGCCACGGCTTTGGCGACCCTCTGCTCGTCGGTAGCGGTTCGCTCCTGCTGTGTGACGGTCAGTGTGTTCAAAATCCTCTCCCTGCGCAGCTGAGCGTCCCTAGAGAGCAAAGGAACTTCAAAGTATGGGGAAACAAGTTGCTGCGATACACTAAAACCAGATCTGCATGATGATGCTGTCTTACCTAAATAACTCCTGCTCTCTTTCTTTGCGCAAGTTCATCATTTTTTCTTTGGCTGAGACAAAAAGCTTCCTTTGCTCTTCCTCAGCCTCCTGTTTCTCTTCATCTTGCACTCTTATGAGGGCTCTTTTGTTGATGTGGTCCTGTAAGGAAGCAAAAACGCATCAGCAGACCTGATGTGATAAAACAGGGAGGCACATATTTGATCGTCTTTGGTGACGTGAACAACCAGGTGAGCTTGCATGAGGTCTCTCTTCTGGTTCGCTTGCCGTTCAGACTCCATTTTCCGCTCCCACTGATGGAGCTCTTGGAGACGCTGGATTTCCTCTCCGTCCTTCTTGTCCTCCAGCTTCTGCTGCTCCCTTGCcagctcattttctttcatcctGAAGAAAGTTAAACATTGATGGatggcaacaaacaaaaaaagatgcaaatttGATTGAAAAGACACTTATGAGATGATTTGCTAACGGTGCAGACACTGGCAAACACATTATCACTCCACCTTGGCCTCGGGCGGTGGGTGATAAACGGACAAAGCTCATATGGACTGTGGCAGTATCAAGCCTTACTGGTTTTTCAGGTCCTCTGCTGCAGCCTGTCTCTGCAGCCTCCTCTGCAGAGCTTTCTCCTGCTCCTGTTTCAAGGCTTCATCCTCTCTGGTCTTCGCTGCTTCCAGGAACTTCGTGTCCACGTCTTTAGAGGCACTCTCTATCCGCCGCTTCAGTTCAATCTGAGCCTCCCTCTCTTTCAGCACCTCGGTCAACAGGAGCGCACTCTGCGGGAAGAAGGGACAACTGGTCATCGCAAAACACGCGTGACGCGCTGTGCGGGAAACGCTCGACACTGACATGTAATCCTTTGACTCGGTTGGTCTGGTAGTACATCTGAGTCCTGGCCTTTTCAATGGCCTCCTGCCGCTGTTGTTCCTTAAAGTTGGCTTCTTCGTCAACGATCCGTTTCCTTTCTTCCTCCTCAATCTGCTCGCGAATCTTCTTGGCCTCTAACTTCTTTTGCCTCTGACTCTGAAACAGACACGGCCCGGGCGTCACGTTTCTGTGTCCTGCAGGAGAAACCCAACCCGATTTTGGCAGCGCAAGCACAAACGCACAGTGGTGGTGTTGGACCACAGCTTCACCACTTCTTTGGACTGAAGGTGCAGGGCCTCCCTCTGCTTGGCCGCCTCTCTCAGACGctgcttttctttattaactCCTCTCAGGTCGTCCTGAACCCTGATCCAGTCAGTCTTCCTTAAGACAGTGTCTTGCCGAAGATCCggaggctgttttattttaatggctTCCTGTctcagtgctttaaaaaaagagggaataTTATCACAAAATACCCAGTGTTCATTATTTTTAGGAGAATCTGAGTATGTATCAGATTGTGTCAGACTTGTGTAATATAAAACAGATATATACACTGCTTTTTCCCCATTGACTCAAATAATgcctcatttattatttattaaatcccTGAGCACACAGAAGGTGCATTTTATGTGCTGTTTATGTATATTTGGAAATTTTACCATCCAATGAAGCAGTTGAGTTTAAACAGCAGACATATTGAACATCATAGCTAAACTGCCTGAGACATGTATATAAATTGCAGGAAAAACACAGGTTAGCATTTTGACCTTTAGCCTTAACAGCtggaaacatgaacaaaataaacttcTGTCAGATAACTCTCACCACTTCTACTGGATCCTCTCCGGCGGCCGTTGAGAGCCCCCGACGCCATTTTAATTTGGATGCGTTCGCATTAAATTGCAGTAAAATATCCTTGATTTACACAGCTTTCAGCGCTAAACTGGATCGGCGCCGGAGTCCGACGCTGCCTGACGCTAGCAACTAATCAATCGTCTCGCTTCAAACCGAACCACCAATCACAACACTCCGTCCCGCCCACACTAAGCCTCCGGCAGATCTAACATAAGTTATCGGCTCCACGGCTCTGAGTTTGTTGGGTTGTATCCAGGCAACGGCAGAGCCAATCACAGACCTTCTCTCTTAAACGTTGCTTGCCAGCAGTGAGATTCTACAATATCATAAACAAATAGTTCAggcaatatttttaattatttataacacATTTAGATTCcaaacattcatattttttttcatctgatgTGTTAACTGATGTGTTAAAGAAGTAGACATAAACTTAATAATTAGTGAGCTGAaccttcaaaaaataaactctttcaaaacaaattgtTGCCATGGTGGGAAGGGGGACAGCTGTGCAACTGATTTAATCCGGAATAgaaatcagtttaaataaatatatgtaagCAGTCTGTGTTAGAAAGATGCAATTTAGATGACAATGCATACTTCGattgcttacatttttttttaaatctatgcACATTGAGCATTAAACTGTGGCTGCAAAAGCTGTTGTGTTCCTATTCAGCAGTACATATACAAGTGGATTATTCCTTGTTAAATAagcaaatgaaatgaaaataaaatgaaagaggAGATGGACAAGATTGTTTAACAAACATTTGGCCACTAAACTAGtacaaaataaagtattttgcaGACTGATCACagtctttttatatat
This genomic stretch from Kryptolebias marmoratus isolate JLee-2015 linkage group LG6, ASM164957v2, whole genome shotgun sequence harbors:
- the ccdc173 gene encoding coiled-coil domain-containing protein 173; protein product: MASGALNGRRRGSSRSALRQEAIKIKQPPDLRQDTVLRKTDWIRVQDDLRGVNKEKQRLREAAKQREALHLQSKEVVKLWSNTTTSQRQKKLEAKKIREQIEEEERKRIVDEEANFKEQQRQEAIEKARTQMYYQTNRVKGLHSALLLTEVLKEREAQIELKRRIESASKDVDTKFLEAAKTREDEALKQEQEKALQRRLQRQAAAEDLKNQMKENELAREQQKLEDKKDGEEIQRLQELHQWERKMESERQANQKRDLMQAHLDHINKRALIRVQDEEKQEAEEEQRKLFVSAKEKMMNLRKEREQELFRDAQLRRERILNTLTVTQQERTATDEQRVAKAVAEQDAKQAQLRREEERKKSEMLKSITAHRELVGKEKEQRDKITEQETRDALQAKREADRIFLEKKQQKAEKLKEEERKLQEFNATRLAEKTARFQRQKEAESKFEEKNAQLITEEENKFHQYSQLIISEAAEAKKNLFPLRRAARQGTRGGDGPASGGAEPVYLVHDSTGAHMPKYVSVTTENIKKLRQPGNIQEAKKRLGFTW